In Oryctolagus cuniculus chromosome X, mOryCun1.1, whole genome shotgun sequence, a single window of DNA contains:
- the CXHXorf65 gene encoding uncharacterized protein CXorf65 homolog: MFIFIKYGDDQHFLANTNCSVLLLLHYARRKLGLYKRDTIDLCDESGTMKLFFLLKTPGEYASKFLTARNTYYVCRVDRGTPGTRLENSYKAFVPLLKNPEPELLDALRTQCDLLERSRLKILRTQEAKKVVPIESVVNLPGKATKSSTSALSQQRSKAAGRSDEEGPTRRSPLYKTRADFYKKDKHR, translated from the exons ATGTTCATTTTCATCAAATATGGAG ATGATCAGCATTTTCTGGCCAATACCAATTGCTCTGTCCTCCTGTTGCTGCATTATGCTCGGAGAAAATTAGGCTTGTACAAAAGAG ACACCATCGATTTGTGTGATGAGTCGGGGACAATGAAGTTGTTTTTCCTGTTGAAGACCCCTGGGGAATATGCCAGCAAGTTCCTTACAGCTCGAAACACCTACTATGTGTGCAGGGTGGACCGTGGCACACCAG GGACTCGACTTGAGAATTCCTACAAGGCTTTTGTACCTCTCCTCAAGAATCCGGAGCCAGAGCTACTTG ATGCTCTGCGCACACAATGTGATCTGCTGGAGAGGAGCCGCCTGAAGATCCTTAGGACTCAAGAGGCCAAGAAGGTCGTCCCCATTGAGTCCGTTGTGAACCTACCGGGAAAAGCTACCAAGTCCAGCACCTCAGCTCTCAGCCAACAAAGG TCCAAAGCGGCAGGACGATCAGATGAAGAGGGGCCCACCCGCAGGAGTCCACTCTATAAGACTCGAGCAGACTTTTACAAGAAGGACAAGCATCGTTAA